In Juglans microcarpa x Juglans regia isolate MS1-56 chromosome 8D, Jm3101_v1.0, whole genome shotgun sequence, the following are encoded in one genomic region:
- the LOC121243566 gene encoding uncharacterized protein LOC121243566 yields the protein MSIKEFVTLARLSLHHCEKLEEILELPPNIRQVYVGECKSLERFLEVSKILEFNGSHIRSLGIIELNSCDKMHVNIWNGKVQNPLLWKGVYEYDATLFPENQIPKWLRYIHEFLKDNEMVKGPDNYVKLRGEEEWAIEIEGPHYLEEINGIVLYLVIFFKNASGWHRNIGNAKITSNSSNHVCRIQEGVQLVNMDWYKKENKTQYAVWVGYSNLQSFELKVLDNLRVQFDLHHRYNEMVQFYKCCKAKVVYKNERRAKRKRKMDEVCSLKMNV from the exons ATGAGCATCAAAGAATTCGTTACACTAGCTCGTCTTTCCTTGCACCATTGtgagaaacttgaagaaatacttGAGCTTCCACCAAATATAAGACAAGTATATGTTGGGGAATGCAAGTCATTAGAGAGATTTTTGGAAGTATCAAAAATATTGGAATTCAATGGAAGCCACATCAGATCGCTTGGAATAATTGAATTGAACAGCTGCGACAAAATGCATGTGAATATATGGAATGGTAAAGTGCAAAATCCATTATTGTGGAAG GGAGTCTATGAATATGATGCTACATTGTTTCCGGAAAATCAGATTCCAAAGTGGTTGCGTTATATTCATgagtttttaaaagataatgaaatGGTGAAAGGGCCTGATAATTATGTCAAACTGAGGGGAGAAGAAGAGTGGGCAATAGAGATTGAAGGGCCGCACTATTTGGAGGAGATAAACGGAATTGTATTATATctggtaatattttttaaaaatgcttcAGGTTGGCACAGAAATATTGGTAATGCTAAGATAACTAGTAACAGCTCAAATCATGTATGTCGTATTCAAGAAGGGGTACAATTGGTTAATATGGATTGgtacaaaaaggaaaataagacTCAATATGCTGTATGGGTGGGGTACTCCAATTTACAATCTTTTGAACTAAAGGTTTTGGACAATTTGCGAGTTCAATTTGATCTCCATCATCGTTACAATGAGATGGTGCAGTTTTATAAATGTTGCAAAGCCAAAGTGGTATACAAGAATGAAAGgagagcaaaaagaaaaagaaaaatggacgAA GTGTGCTCCCTGAAGATGAATGTTTAG